Proteins encoded within one genomic window of Bradyrhizobium sp. CB1717:
- a CDS encoding LysR family transcriptional regulator has translation MPFDGRLLSGVTVLSAVIEAGTIARAADALGLTASAVSRAISRLEARVGVRLLERTTRSLSLTDEGRRFYERVGPHLAGIEEAATEASGSAGIVRGRLRVNVDPFFSRIVLSSHIRMFLVRHPQVSLELLMRDAIGDLGAGGFDLALRFGEPPQGSLVARKLVETRVLTVASPAYIAEHGRPRHPSEVPDHDCIGFYDAANQRPFDWEFRKGKEVLPVKVSARVLVSDVGAMLSACEAGAGIAQILQLGSSHLVQSGALINLFPEWSGEMFPLYALFPSRQHQPAKVRSFIDFCLGVIARENA, from the coding sequence ATGCCCTTCGATGGACGATTGCTGTCGGGTGTTACTGTCCTCTCGGCTGTCATCGAGGCCGGCACCATCGCACGCGCGGCCGATGCGCTGGGCCTGACGGCCTCGGCCGTCAGCCGCGCCATATCGCGTCTGGAAGCGCGCGTCGGGGTCAGATTGCTTGAACGCACAACGCGCTCGCTCTCCTTGACCGACGAGGGGCGACGCTTCTACGAGCGCGTCGGACCGCACCTTGCCGGCATCGAAGAAGCTGCAACCGAGGCTTCGGGCTCCGCCGGCATCGTACGCGGACGGCTCAGGGTGAACGTCGATCCGTTCTTCTCGCGCATCGTCCTGTCATCCCACATCAGGATGTTCCTGGTGCGGCATCCGCAGGTCTCGCTGGAGCTTCTCATGCGTGACGCGATCGGAGATCTCGGCGCTGGCGGCTTTGATCTTGCGTTGCGGTTCGGTGAGCCGCCGCAGGGTTCGTTGGTGGCGCGCAAGCTCGTCGAGACCCGCGTTCTCACTGTTGCCTCGCCCGCCTATATCGCCGAGCACGGCCGGCCACGACATCCGTCCGAAGTCCCGGACCACGATTGCATCGGTTTCTATGACGCGGCGAACCAGCGGCCTTTCGATTGGGAGTTTCGTAAGGGAAAAGAGGTGCTCCCCGTGAAGGTGTCCGCCCGCGTTCTGGTTTCGGATGTCGGCGCCATGCTCTCGGCTTGCGAAGCCGGCGCAGGCATTGCGCAGATTCTCCAGCTGGGCAGCAGTCACCTCGTGCAAAGCGGGGCGTTGATCAATCTGTTTCCGGAATGGTCAGGTGAGATGTTCCCGCTCTATGCGCTGTTTCCGTCACGCCAGCATCAGCCCGCGAAAGTGCGGAGCTTCATCGACTTCTGCCTCGGTGTGATCGCAAGGGAGAATGCCTGA
- a CDS encoding peptidoglycan -binding protein gives MALARGRRSEGAFNYWPGFVDALSTLVLSIVFLLSVFLVVQFFLSQEVTGKDKALEQLNAKIAQLNELLSLEKLGKLTLDDQVSQLRAGLASAESERDRIKGLYEGLAAAGSDAQGKSTELGKALDSEKAVSARALAQIEVLNQQISALRRQLAALEEALDASEKRDKESQNRIADLGSRLNVALAQRVQELSRYRSEFFGRLRAILGNRPDIRVVGDRFVFQSEVFFDTGQAVLLPEGRAELDTLAAALIELDKKIPSDIPWVLRVDGHTDVRPVSGANFKSNWDLSAARSISVVQYLISLGVPAQRLVAAGFGEFQPLDTGNTEEAFKRNRRIELKLTER, from the coding sequence ATGGCTCTAGCCCGCGGCCGCCGCAGCGAAGGCGCCTTCAACTACTGGCCCGGCTTCGTCGACGCGCTGTCGACGCTGGTGCTGTCGATCGTGTTCCTGCTGTCGGTGTTCCTGGTGGTGCAGTTCTTCCTGTCGCAGGAGGTCACCGGCAAGGACAAGGCGCTGGAGCAGCTCAACGCCAAGATCGCCCAGCTCAACGAGCTCTTGTCGCTGGAGAAGCTCGGCAAGCTCACGCTCGACGACCAGGTCTCGCAGCTGAGGGCCGGCCTGGCCTCGGCCGAGTCCGAGCGCGACCGCATCAAGGGCCTCTATGAGGGCCTCGCTGCCGCCGGCAGCGACGCGCAGGGCAAGAGCACCGAGCTCGGCAAAGCGCTGGACTCCGAGAAGGCGGTCTCGGCGCGGGCCCTGGCGCAGATCGAGGTGCTGAACCAGCAGATCAGCGCGCTGCGCCGGCAATTGGCGGCGCTGGAGGAGGCGCTCGATGCATCCGAGAAGCGCGACAAGGAATCGCAGAACCGGATCGCCGATCTCGGCTCGCGCCTGAATGTGGCGCTGGCGCAGCGCGTGCAGGAATTGTCGCGCTACCGCTCGGAATTCTTCGGCCGCCTGCGCGCCATCCTCGGCAACCGTCCCGACATTCGCGTCGTCGGTGACCGCTTCGTGTTCCAGTCCGAAGTGTTCTTCGACACCGGCCAGGCGGTGCTTCTGCCCGAGGGCCGCGCCGAGCTGGACACCCTGGCAGCCGCGCTGATCGAGCTCGACAAGAAGATCCCGAGCGATATCCCGTGGGTGCTGCGCGTCGACGGCCATACCGACGTGCGTCCCGTCAGTGGCGCGAACTTCAAGTCGAACTGGGACCTGTCAGCCGCTCGTTCGATTTCGGTGGTGCAATACCTGATCTCGCTCGGCGTGCCCGCCCAGCGCCTCGTCGCCGCCGGCTTCGGTGAATTCCAGCCGCTCGACACCGGCAACACGGAGGAAGCCTTCAAGCGCAACCGCCGCATCGAGCTGAAGCTGACGGAGCGGTAG
- a CDS encoding cyclopropane-fatty-acyl-phospholipid synthase family protein → MSVVSAIIGTAERVPLPDVVIRAAIQRLCSRTATRLAAHDAAGDAAIAGRMLLRPIAGDAGAGADEVPASFFAEVLGPNRKYSCCFYKTDATTLQEAEEEALRQTVEHAGLADGQAILELGCGWGSLSLWMARQFPHAAVTAVSNSRAQRALIDEEARLRGLSNLHAVTADMNVFAPDSRFDRIVAVETFEHMMNWRKLMTRLRSWLAPEGRCFMHIATHRTGSHLFDRADREDWVAQHVFTGGLMPSHHLVRQFDDIFTVEKEWCWSGTHYQRTANDWLANFDAHRETIEEALRQVYGDDTGLWMRRWRWLFLVTSGLFGYAAGTEWGVSRYRMKAAD, encoded by the coding sequence ATGAGCGTCGTTTCCGCGATCATCGGGACTGCAGAACGCGTGCCGCTGCCCGATGTCGTGATCCGGGCTGCGATCCAGCGCCTCTGCTCCCGCACCGCAACCCGTCTCGCCGCGCATGATGCGGCCGGCGATGCCGCCATCGCCGGGCGGATGCTGCTGCGGCCGATCGCGGGGGACGCGGGTGCCGGGGCTGACGAGGTGCCTGCTTCGTTCTTCGCAGAAGTGCTCGGCCCCAACCGCAAATACTCGTGCTGCTTCTACAAGACCGACGCGACCACCCTGCAGGAGGCGGAGGAGGAGGCGCTGCGCCAGACCGTCGAGCATGCCGGTCTCGCCGACGGCCAGGCCATCCTCGAGCTCGGCTGCGGCTGGGGCTCGCTATCGCTGTGGATGGCGCGGCAGTTTCCGCACGCGGCGGTGACCGCGGTCTCGAACTCGCGGGCGCAGCGCGCCCTGATCGACGAGGAGGCGCGGCTGCGCGGGCTGTCCAACCTCCACGCGGTCACCGCCGACATGAACGTGTTTGCACCCGATAGCCGGTTCGACCGCATCGTCGCAGTCGAGACCTTCGAGCACATGATGAACTGGCGCAAGCTGATGACGCGCCTGCGCTCATGGCTTGCGCCCGAGGGGCGCTGCTTCATGCACATCGCCACGCATCGCACCGGCTCCCATCTGTTCGACCGGGCCGATCGCGAGGACTGGGTCGCCCAGCACGTCTTCACCGGCGGGCTGATGCCGAGCCATCACCTCGTCAGGCAGTTCGACGACATCTTCACGGTCGAGAAGGAATGGTGCTGGAGCGGCACGCATTATCAGCGCACCGCCAACGACTGGCTCGCCAATTTCGACGCGCATCGCGAGACGATCGAAGAGGCCTTGCGCCAGGTCTATGGCGATGACACCGGTCTTTGGATGCGTCGCTGGCGCTGGCTGTTCCTGGTGACATCGGGCCTGTTCGGCTATGCCGCCGGAACCGAATGGGGCGTCAGCCGGTACCGGATGAAGGCCGCCGATTAG
- a CDS encoding SRPBCC family protein, whose amino-acid sequence MTMKQDLAMRSNEIHWPERFNPATADLFAHNELLINASCEKVWSHIVDASKWPQWYPNSRDVELPEGTKVLGNDTTWRWSTFGLSIESKVNEYLPHARLGWYGYAPGTQPSFYHTWYLAPRGASCLVVTDEVGIGKDAAHLRETDESLLHRGHDLWLATLKWVSEGN is encoded by the coding sequence ATGACGATGAAGCAAGACCTCGCGATGCGCTCGAACGAAATTCACTGGCCAGAGCGCTTCAATCCTGCGACTGCGGATCTGTTTGCCCACAACGAGCTTCTCATCAATGCGTCATGCGAGAAGGTCTGGAGCCACATCGTGGACGCCAGCAAGTGGCCGCAGTGGTATCCGAACTCCAGGGACGTCGAACTTCCCGAGGGCACCAAGGTCCTTGGCAACGACACGACGTGGCGATGGAGCACGTTCGGCCTGTCTATCGAGAGCAAGGTGAACGAATACCTGCCACACGCGCGCCTCGGCTGGTACGGTTACGCGCCGGGGACGCAACCGAGCTTCTATCACACCTGGTATCTGGCCCCTCGAGGCGCGAGCTGCCTGGTCGTCACCGATGAAGTCGGCATCGGCAAGGATGCCGCGCACCTGCGAGAGACCGATGAGAGCCTGCTGCACCGGGGCCACGATCTATGGCTTGCGACATTGAAGTGGGTGTCCGAGGGTAATTGA
- a CDS encoding efflux RND transporter periplasmic adaptor subunit — translation MSGLRARSACVAMMLAALAPLLAGCEESSSAVSAAPPADPDVSIVVVKPQPRAVVRELPGRIAPTRVSDVRPRISGIVVERLFRQGSEVKAGDPLYRIDPRPFEVEVMANEAALAKSEAALMQAKQQAHRIATLTRDRAAPEAENEKAIAAERQAHAEVEGRKAELARAKLNLDYATVRAPIDGVVGAALVSEGALAVQNETNLATIQQLDPIYADFTQSVTELNQLRRAFESGDLERIAADAAKVRLVLDDNTLYSLDGKLLFSDAKVDAHTGQVTLRGEFRNPKRELLPGMYVRVRIDQGLDSDAIAVPQQAIQRNGGGGSEVFVVKDDNHIAVQPVRTGSVQDGLWFVTEGLKAGDKVVVEGFQKFAAGDRVKPQSWSEADATADNRHAQKLTR, via the coding sequence ATGTCAGGACTTCGCGCGCGATCGGCATGCGTTGCTATGATGCTCGCGGCCCTTGCGCCGCTGCTCGCGGGTTGCGAGGAATCGAGCTCGGCCGTCTCTGCCGCTCCGCCCGCCGATCCTGACGTCAGCATCGTCGTCGTCAAGCCGCAGCCGCGCGCCGTGGTGCGCGAGCTGCCGGGCCGCATTGCGCCGACGCGCGTCTCCGACGTGCGGCCGCGCATCTCCGGCATCGTGGTCGAGCGTCTGTTCCGCCAGGGCAGCGAGGTCAAGGCCGGCGATCCGCTCTACCGCATCGATCCGCGTCCGTTCGAGGTCGAGGTGATGGCCAACGAGGCCGCACTCGCCAAGTCCGAGGCCGCGCTGATGCAGGCCAAGCAGCAGGCGCATCGCATCGCCACCCTCACCAGGGATCGCGCGGCTCCGGAGGCCGAGAACGAGAAGGCGATCGCCGCCGAACGCCAGGCCCATGCCGAGGTCGAGGGACGCAAGGCCGAGCTCGCCCGCGCCAAGCTCAACCTCGACTATGCCACCGTGCGCGCGCCGATCGACGGCGTCGTCGGTGCGGCCCTCGTCAGCGAGGGCGCGCTCGCGGTGCAGAACGAGACCAATCTGGCCACCATCCAGCAGCTCGATCCGATCTATGCCGACTTCACCCAGTCGGTGACCGAGCTCAACCAGCTCCGCCGCGCCTTCGAGAGCGGCGATCTCGAGCGCATTGCGGCCGATGCCGCCAAGGTGCGCCTCGTTCTCGACGACAACACGCTTTATTCGCTCGACGGCAAGCTGCTGTTCTCCGATGCCAAGGTCGACGCCCATACCGGGCAGGTGACGCTGCGCGGCGAATTCCGCAACCCCAAGCGCGAGCTGCTGCCGGGCATGTATGTCCGCGTCCGCATCGACCAGGGTCTCGACAGCGACGCCATCGCGGTGCCGCAGCAGGCGATCCAGCGCAACGGCGGCGGCGGCAGCGAGGTGTTCGTCGTCAAGGACGACAACCACATCGCGGTGCAGCCGGTGCGCACGGGCTCGGTGCAGGACGGCCTCTGGTTCGTCACCGAAGGCCTGAAGGCCGGCGACAAGGTCGTGGTCGAAGGCTTCCAGAAGTTCGCGGCCGGTGACAGGGTCAAGCCGCAATCCTGGTCCGAGGCGGACGCGACCGCGGACAATCGGCACGCCCAAAAGCTCACGCGGTAA
- a CDS encoding GNAT family N-acetyltransferase, whose protein sequence is MSGAIHLRPYRPEDEAASIDLWHRTWQQAYPQIDFAARLEWWRERWRKDLVPKASIVVAEQDGVLTGFVTIDDEGYLDQLVVDPAHWGSDAARLLVDEAKRLSPVGVTLLVNKDNARAIRFYERNGFAHAGDDVNPTSGRPVLKMVWRA, encoded by the coding sequence GTGAGCGGCGCCATCCACCTCCGCCCCTACCGCCCCGAGGACGAGGCAGCCTCGATCGACCTCTGGCATCGCACCTGGCAGCAGGCCTATCCGCAGATCGATTTTGCCGCGCGGCTGGAATGGTGGCGCGAGCGCTGGCGCAAGGATCTGGTGCCGAAGGCCTCGATCGTCGTTGCGGAACAAGACGGCGTGCTGACCGGCTTCGTCACCATCGACGACGAAGGCTATCTCGACCAGCTCGTGGTCGATCCCGCGCATTGGGGCTCGGATGCGGCACGGCTGCTGGTGGACGAGGCCAAGCGCCTGTCGCCCGTAGGCGTCACGCTGCTCGTCAACAAGGACAATGCCCGCGCCATCCGCTTCTACGAGCGCAACGGCTTTGCCCATGCCGGAGACGATGTGAACCCGACCTCGGGCCGGCCGGTGCTGAAGATGGTATGGCGGGCGTGA